One genomic region from Argentina anserina chromosome 2, drPotAnse1.1, whole genome shotgun sequence encodes:
- the LOC126784763 gene encoding uncharacterized protein LOC126784763 translates to MARRSDFAQKLLDDLHVRKDRMAAPTESSNRSNAMAIDAYAYSKQTYRGSRNTRSQGTTSSGTGNPQSRSTGSSRTPVRQEALNQMVAYGRDGSSRQTIDLSMALAFALENGATKLTRTSSSSKSSVMGFLNQIGGGSRDFNKRDRKGNVSMYWGSSSQFPNFSNFHIEEISRGAQKLNQILRACSNGVNVDKVSIEIGKELFKGAMDLEESLRMLVNLQEASKYMTSSQRKSQITLLDEDEDEDEDNEDKVQKQLDLPRFSFDKSTRHARKIQEVGRTAIKPKMAALTYPTGGSLDEKQGREMAASVFRRHSISYIPDIKNPSKSSDQKVSKPEKDRIPNVIAKLMGLEELPKNENVITTTTTTQKDNIPNKTRERGTATGHTMQETGVRTKDGEHLVSTSRQKVAAGNKNPLQQKNTVFLMQAEKVLPANNVGLEMVIHDGKQPSKDLMENKPVTRSGKATNIRTDKQPSAQLKQNSSKDSRERERTQDTIWSGEQMLQIRKQQGTELISKSTSNKVAKQPHTGQARVYRNSMIDAVNTVQPRGVPNGTYHEKVVRRKIPAEMNNHMRHLPLKNSDQENLGIPPATKEKAVHHVVPLQKAKARRVNKSEIPRRLDDVLTRRNGTLNKLGRPPKQSILEQVTHKTDEKVGGYNGAESRVSRLKQKEPRIGKSNKSTESTRSVHLVENLQKIAEAPTFRDNKVEEFRSLEEPQTLVPHDSCQDSVSVLPNENQQAQAPVFEADECITAPNALNVAGTQSTHEDTLGLSPKVQQQKPIKWRKQEPLTESETYLKQIVIKSQVFLNTAEALFRLEIPFGILDASSSNYDHDDYNCNIKLTLDCSYEIMKRKGKRQELAVHPNFVKVSISFVKVESLDELVRELSRDIDEVRVYGKNGKLECGVEEYVPRMLELDVNNREPDLNCMWDLGWDVNVFGFVEVDEVVRDLERLVFSGLIDELARDLFHL, encoded by the exons ATGGCAAGGAGATCAGATTTTGCGCAAAAGCTGCTGGATGATCTTCATGTTCGGAAGGATCGGATGGCGGCACCAACAGAGAGCTCAAATCGTTCAAACGCAATGGCTATAG ATGCATATGCATATTCCAAGCAAACGTATAGAGGATCAAGAAATACAAGAAGCCAAGGAACA ACTAGTTCCGGAACCGGGAACCCCCAGAGTAGGTCAACCGGAAGTAGTAGAACACCTGTTCGTCAAGAAGCTTTAAACCAGATGGTTGCTTATGGAAGAGATGGGAGCTCAAGACAAACAATAGATCTCTCCATGGCCTTGGCCTTTGCACTTGAGAATGGAGCCACAAAACTTACCAGAACAAGTTCATCAAGCAAAAGTTCAGTGATGGGGTTTCTGAATCAAATTGGTGGGGGTTCTAGGGACTTTAACAAAAGGGACAGAAAGGGAAATGTGAGCATGTATTGGGGTTCAAGTAGTCAGTTCCCTAACTTTTCAAATTTCCATATAGAAGAAATATCCAGAGGGGCGCAGAAACTAAACCAGATCCTCAGAGCTTGCTCTAATGGTGTTAATGTTGATAAGGTGTCGATAGAAATTGGAAAGGAATTGTTTAAAGGGGCAATGGATTTGGAAGAGTCCTTGAGAATGCTTGTAAACCTGCAGGAAGCTTCAAAATATATGACCAGTTCCCAAAGGAAAAGTCAGATCACATTGctagatgaagatgaagatgaagatgaagacaaTGAAGACAAAGTGCAAAAGCAACTGGATCTGCCAAGGTTTTCCTTTGACAAATCAACAAGACATGCTCGTAAAATCCAAGAAGTAGGAAGGACGGCCATCAAGCCTAAGATGGCAGCTCTGACTTACCCCACAGGAGGTAGTCTGGATGAGAAGCAAGGCAGAGAGATGGCAGCCTCAGTTTTTCGCAGGCATTCAATTAGCTATATTCCTGACATCAAAAATCCATCAAAATCGTCAGACCAGAAAGTGTCTAAACCAGAAAAGGATAGGATCCCAAATGTTATCGCAAAGCTGATGGGCCTGGAAGAGCTTCCCAAAAATGAAAACGTGATTACCACTACCACTACCACACAGAAAGACAACATTCCCAACAAAACAAGAGAAAGGGGAACTGCAACAGGGCACACAATGCAAGAAACTGGTGTTAGGACCAAAGATGGTGAGCATTTGGTATCCACAAGTAGACAGAAAGTGGCTGCAGGCAATAAGAATCCACTGCAGCAGAAAAATACTGTTTTTCTTATGCAAGCAGAAAAGGTCCTGCCTGCCAACAATGTTGGCCTTGAGATGGTTATTCATGATGGAAAGCAGCCCTCTAAAGACTTGATGGAGAATAAACCTGTGACAAGATCAGGAAAGGCAACAAATATAAGAACAGATAAGCAGCCAAGTGCCCAACTCAAACAGAACAGCAGTAAAGATAGCCGTGAAAGAGAAAGAACGCAGGATACTATATGGTCTGGGGAACAAATGCTGCAGATAAGAAAACAACAAGGTACAGAACTGATATCTAAGAGTACATCCAACAAGGTAGCAAAGCAGCCTCACACAGGTCAAGCCAGGGTATATAGAAACAGTATGATAGATGCTGTTAATACTGTGCAACCCAGAGGAGTTCCAAATGGTACTTACCACGAGAAAGTGGTGAGAAGAAAAATTCCTGCTGAAATGAACAACCATATGCGTCATTTGCCTCTAAAGAACTCAGATCAAGAAAATTTAGGAATTCCACCAGCTACAAAGGAGAAAGCCGTTCATCATGTAGTACCCTTACAGAAGGCAAAAGCTCGAAGAGTGAATAAAAGTGAAATTCCTCGAAGACTGGATGATGTACTGACCAGAAGAAATGGAACGCTGAACAAGTTGGGAAGACCACCAAAACAATCCATTTTGGAGCAAGTAACACATAAAACTGATGAAAAAGTTGGTGGCTACAATGGAGCAGAAAGTAGAGTGAGCAGGTTGAAACAAAAAGAGCCACGCATTGGCAAATCCAACAAATCAACAGAAAGTACTCGATCAGTACATTTGGTAGAAAACCTACAGAAAATAGCTGAGGCTCCAACTTTCCGTGATAACAAAGTAGAAGAGTTTCGAAGCCTCGAAGAGCCCCAAACTCTAGTTCCACATGACAGC TGTCAAGACTCGGTCTCAGTATTACCCAACGAAAATCAACAAGCTCAAGCACCAGTCTTTGAAGCTGATGAGTGCATCACAGCACCAAATGCACTTAATG TTGCAGGAACCCAATCAACCCATGAAGACACATTGGGACTTTCACCCAAAGTGCAACAACAGAAGCCTATCAAATGGAGAAAACAAGAGCCACTTACAGAGAGTGAAACCTATCTGAAGCAGATAGTGATCAAGAGCCAAGTGTTCCTCAACACAGCAGAAGCACTCTTCAGACTCGAAATCCCTTTCGGAATTCTCGACGCTAGTAGCAGCAACTACGACCATGATGACTACAACTGCAACATTAAGCTCACACTGGACTGCAGCTACGAAATAATGAAGAGAAAAGGGAAGAGGCAGGAGCTGGCAGTGCACCCCAATTTTGTGAAGGTGTCAATAAGCTTTGTAAAGGTTGAGTCTTTGGATGAGCTGGTTAGGGAGTTGAGTAGAGACATTGATGAAGTGAGAGTGTATGGGAAGAATGGGAAGCTGGAATGTGGGGTTGAAGAGTATGTGCCTAGGATGTTGGAATTGGATGTGAATAACAGGGAGCctgatttgaattgtatgtGGGATTTGGGTTGGGATGTGAATGTGTTTGGGTTTGTTGAAGTAGATGAAGTTGTTAGGGATTTGGAGAGGCTTGTGTTCAGTGGACTTATTGATGAGCTTGCCAGAGACCTGTTTCATTTGTGA
- the LOC126784350 gene encoding glucan endo-1,3-beta-D-glucosidase: MAIILLRIVAFFLITFDVANNADCQSFIGVNYGQLADNLPPPSSTAKLIQSTSIQKVRLYGSDPAIIKALANTGIGIVIGAANGDIPALASDPNYAINWINTNVVPFYPASNIILITVGNEVLTSGDQGLVTQLVPAMQNVQNALNSASLGGKIKVSTVHAMSVLKNSEPPSSGSFDPGFGDVMKALLGFCSATGSPFAINPYPYFAYRSDTRPETLAFCLFQPNEGRFDSNTKIKYMNMFDAQVDAIRSALNSMGHSNVEIVVAETGWPYKGDDNEVGPSVENARAYNGNLIAHLRSMVGTPLMPGKSVDTYLFALYDENLKPGPGSERAFGLFKPDLTMTYDVGLSKSASQTPTTPTVPTTPKAPTAVVPKTPANPSTAPKPNKGVWCLPKKGVSETQLQANIDYVCGHGFDCSPIQPGGACFEPNNVASHAAYAMNILYQTAGHDAQNCDFSQSATLSSNNPSYDSCNYPSEST; encoded by the exons ATGGCGATCATCCTTCTTCGCATTGTAGCCTTCTTCCTTATCACTTTCGACGTTGCAA ATAATGCAGATTGCCAATCCTTTATCGGCGTAAACTACGGCCAACTCGCTGACAACCTCCCGCCGCCGTCATCCACTGCAAAGCTAATCCAATCAACCTCAATCCAAAAGGTCCGCCTCTACGGCTCCGACCCCGCCATTATCAAAGCCTTAGCTAACACCGGCATCGGAATCGTCATCGGTGCAGCCAACGGCGACATTCCGGCCCTTGCATCCGACCCCAACTACGCCATCAACTGGATCAACACCAACGTTGTCCCCTTCTATCCAGCAAGCAATATCATCCTCATCACCGTCGGCAACGAGGTCCTGACCTCTGGTGACCAGGGCTTGGTTACTCAGCTAGTTCCCGCTATGCAAAATGTCCAAAACGCCCTCAACTCCGCGTCTTTGGGCGGGAAGATTAAGGTCTCCACTGTCCATGCCATGTCAGTGCTTAAGAATTCTGAGCCGCCGTCTTCCGGGAGCTTTGATCCTGGTTTTGGTGACGTCATGAAGGCGTTGCTAGGGTTCTGTAGTGCCACCGGTTCGCCTTTTGCTATCAACCCGTACCCGTATTTCGCTTACCGGAGCGACACCCGACCCGAGACCCTGGCTTTCTGCCTGTTCCAACCCAACGAGGGCCGGTTCGACTCCAACACAAAGATCAAGTACATGAACATGTTCGATGCGCAG GTGGATGCAATAAGATCTGCATTGAACTCCATGGGGCACAGTAATGTGGAGATTGTGGTCGCCGAGACTGGCTGGCCTTACAAAGGAGACGACAATGAGGTTGGTCCGAGTGTCGAAAATGCCAGGGCTTATAACGGCAATCTGATTGCGCATCTCCGATCAATGGTTGGGACTCCATTGATGCCAGGGAAGTCAGTGGACACTTACCTCTTTGCACTATATGATGAGAACTTGAAACCTGGCCCTGGTTCCGAAAGAGCTTTCGGCCTCTTCAAGCCTGATCTCACCATGACTTATGATGTTGGCCTCTCCAAGAGTGCTAGCCAG ACCCCAACTACGCCGACGGTGCCCACCACGCCTAAGGCACCCACTGCAGTAGTGCCTAAAACGCCGGCGAACCCATCCACTGCGCCGAAGCCAAATAAAGGGGTGTGGTGTTTGCCTAAGAAAGGAGTGTCCGAGACTCAATTGCAGGCTAACATAGATTATGTTTGCGGACATGGTTTTGATTGTAGTCCAATTCAACCGGGCGGGGCTTGTTTCGAACCAAACAATGTGGCTTCCCACGCTGCTTATGCCATGAATATCCTGTATCAAACCGCCGGTCATGATGCGCAGAATTGTGATTTCTCCCAATCTGCCACACTCTCATCGAACAACCCTA GCTATGATAGCTGCAACTACCCAAGTGAGAGTACCTGA
- the LOC126784761 gene encoding protein LIKE COV 1-like — MATRERERDLELLIRERERDLELLIPVSNTENAPPKSSTSSPRSPATSTTSTSSHNHHTSGREAFSKVIRSWASKKFMTGCVILLPIAITFYVTWIFIRFVDGFFSPIYNHLGINVFGLGFATSLIFIFLIGVFMQSWLGTSVLTVWEWFIKKMPLVSYIYTASKQISTAISPDQTSKAFKELVIIRHPRIGEYVLGFITNTVILDRRSVREELCCVYIPTNHLYLGDIVLISPKDVLRPNLSVREGIEIVISGGMSIPQLLTTMEPPTVPPERVPHFETPK, encoded by the exons ATGGCAAcgagagaaagggagagagaTCTTGAACTCCTGAttcgagagagggagagagatctAGAGCTCCTTATTCCGGTTTCGAACACCGAAAATGCACCTCCCAAATCCTCCACCTCCTCACCACGTTCTCCAGCTACCTCCACCacatcaacatcatctcaTAACCATCATACCTCCGGCCGCGAG GCCTTCTCAAAAGTCATTCGGAGCTGGGCGTCCAAGAAGTTTATGACAGGATG TGTCATTCTTCTTCCAATAGCCATTACATTCTACGTAACGTGGATTTTCATCCGTTTTGTGGATGGTTTCTTCTCTCCAATTTATAATCATCTAGGAATCAATGTTTTTG GTCTTGGATTTGCCACttctctcatcttcatcttcttaaTTGGTGTTTTCATGCAATCATGGCTGGGAACTTCAGTTCTAACCGTATGGGAGTGGTTTATTAAGAAAATGCCGCTTGtaagctatatatatactgcCTCAAAGCAAATTAGTACAGCAATATCTCCAG ATCAGACCTCTAAGGCATTCAAGGAATTAGTTATCATAAGGCATCCTAGAATCGGAGAATATGTACTGGGATTTATTACTAATACAGTTATTCTTGATCGAAGGAGCGTAAGAGAAGAACTTTGTTGTGTTTATATACCAACCAACCATCTTTATCTTGGTGACATCGTTCTTATCAGTCCCAAAGATGTTCTGAGGCCCAATCTGTCAGTTCGAGAAGGAATCG AAATTGTTATCTCGGGAGGCATGTCAATACCACAACTGTTAACTACAATGGAACCACCAACTGTTCCACCAGAAAGAGTTCCGCACTTTGAAACGCCAAAATAA
- the LOC126784764 gene encoding glucose-6-phosphate isomerase, cytosolic isoform X1 → MNLVLRCYSVLDQMASSALISDSEPWKDLKGHVEEVNKTHLRDLMNDVNRCQAMMVEFDGMVLDYSRQCATLETMGKLIKLAEAAGLKDKINRMFAGEHINSTEDRSVLHVALRAPKDAAIQSDGKNVVPDVWEVLNKIQKFSETIRSGSWVGATGKPLKDVVAVGIGGSFLGPLFVHTALQTDPEAVEAARGRRLHFLANVDPIDVARSIAGLNPETTLVVVVSKTFTTAETMLNARTLREWISSSLGPDAVAKHMVAVSTNLTLVEKFGIDPKNAFAFWDWVGGRYSVCSAVGVLPLSLQYGFSLVEKFLKGASSIDQHFHSTPLEKNIPVLLGLLSVWNVSFLGYPARAILPYSQALEKLAPHIQQVSMESNGKGVSIDGVPLPFEAGEIDFGEPGTNGQHSFYQLIHQGRIIPCDFIGIVKSQQPVYLKGELVSNHDELMSNFFAQPDALAYGKTPEQLQKENVAPHLIPHKTFSGNRPSLSLLLPSLNAYNIGQLLAIYEHRIAVEGFVWGINSFDQWGVELGKSLATQVRKQLHASRTEGKPVDGFNFSTKTLMTKYLQASSDIPAELPTLLPKI, encoded by the exons AT GAATTTGGTTTTGAGGTGTTACTCGGTGTTGGATCAAATGGCTTCATCTGCTTTGATATCTGATTCTGAGCCTTGGAAGGATTTGAAG GGCCATGTGGAGGAGGTAAACAAGACTCACTTGCGTGATTTGATGAATGATGTCAACCGGTGCCAGGCAATGATGGT TGAGTTTGATGGGATGGTGTTGGATTACTCACGGCAATGTGCGACCCTTGAAACCATGGGGAAACTAATCAAATTGGCGGAG GCTGCCGGTCTTAAAGATAAGATCAACCGAATGTTTGCTGGTGAACAT ATAAACAGCACAGAAGATAGATCTGTGCTTCACGTTGCTCTTCGTGCTCCAAAGGATGCAGCTATCCAGAGTGATGGGAAAAATGTGGTCCCAGATGTTTGGGAAGTTTTGAACAAGATCCAGAAGTTCTCTGAAACAATTCGGAGTGGATCTTGG GTTGGAGCCACTGGAAAGCCACTGAAGGATGTTGTTGCTGTTGGTATAGGCGGCAGTTTCTTAGGTCCTCTGTTTGTgcatacagctcttcaaacaG ATCCAGAGGCTGTTGAAGCAGCAAGAGGACGGCGGCTGCATTT CCTTGCAAATGTTGATCCTATTGATGTTGCTAGAAGTATTGCTGGCTTAAACCCTGAAACTACCCTTG TTGTGGTAGTCTCAAAGACTTTTACAACAGCTGAAACTATGTTGAATGCTCGCACCCTCAGGGAATGGATTTCATCTTCTCTCGG ACCTGATGCAGTTGCAAAGCATATGGTAGCAGTTAGCACTAATCTTACG CTTGTAGAGAAGTTTGGGATTGACCCTAAAAATGCTTTTGCGTTTTGGGACTGGGTTGGTGGTCGTTATAGTG TTTGCAGTGCTGTTGGAGTGTTGCCATTGTCTCTTCAATATGGGTTTTCACTCGTTGAGAA ATTCTTAAAGGGAGCTTCGAGCATTGATCAACATTTTCACTCAACTCCTTTGGAGAAAAATATACCT GTTCTTCTAGGTCTGTTGAGTGTATGGAATGTTTCATTTCTTGGATACCCTGCAAGG GCTATCTTGCCTTACTCCCAAGCTCTGGAGAAGCTCGCTCCGCATATTCAACAG GTTAGCATGGAAAGTAATGGCAAGGGTGTATCCATCGATGGTGTTCCACTTCCATTTGAGGCTGGTGAAATTGATTTCGGTGAACCAGGGACAAATGGTCAGCACAGCTTTTACCAACTAATTCACCAG GGTCGCATTATTCCTTGTGATTTTATTGGTATTGTGAAAAGTCAGCAACCTGTTTACCTGAAAG GTGAACTGGTGAGTAACCATGATGAGCTCATGTCCAACTTTTTTGCACAGCCAGATGCCCTTGCATATGGGAAG ACCCCAGAACAGCTGCAAAAGGAGAATGTTGCACCTCATCTTATCCCTCATAAG ACTTTTTCTGGAAACCGGCCTTCTCTGAGCCTTCTGCTTCCATCACTGAATGCTTACAATATTGGGCAG TTGTTGGCAATCTATGAACACAGAATTGCAGTGGAAGGTTTCGTATGGGGCATCAACTCTTTTGACCAGTGGGGAGTAGAATTGGGGAAG TCATTGGCGACTCAAGTCAGAAAGCAACTCCATGCATCTCGCACAGAAGGAAAACCTGTTGACGGCTTTAATTTCAGTACCAAAACACTGATGACAAAGTACCTGCAG GCAAGTTCAGATATCCCTGCAGAGCTACCCACACTTCTACCAAAGATATAA
- the LOC126784764 gene encoding glucose-6-phosphate isomerase, cytosolic isoform X2 has product MASSALISDSEPWKDLKGHVEEVNKTHLRDLMNDVNRCQAMMVEFDGMVLDYSRQCATLETMGKLIKLAEAAGLKDKINRMFAGEHINSTEDRSVLHVALRAPKDAAIQSDGKNVVPDVWEVLNKIQKFSETIRSGSWVGATGKPLKDVVAVGIGGSFLGPLFVHTALQTDPEAVEAARGRRLHFLANVDPIDVARSIAGLNPETTLVVVVSKTFTTAETMLNARTLREWISSSLGPDAVAKHMVAVSTNLTLVEKFGIDPKNAFAFWDWVGGRYSVCSAVGVLPLSLQYGFSLVEKFLKGASSIDQHFHSTPLEKNIPVLLGLLSVWNVSFLGYPARAILPYSQALEKLAPHIQQVSMESNGKGVSIDGVPLPFEAGEIDFGEPGTNGQHSFYQLIHQGRIIPCDFIGIVKSQQPVYLKGELVSNHDELMSNFFAQPDALAYGKTPEQLQKENVAPHLIPHKTFSGNRPSLSLLLPSLNAYNIGQLLAIYEHRIAVEGFVWGINSFDQWGVELGKSLATQVRKQLHASRTEGKPVDGFNFSTKTLMTKYLQASSDIPAELPTLLPKI; this is encoded by the exons ATGGCTTCATCTGCTTTGATATCTGATTCTGAGCCTTGGAAGGATTTGAAG GGCCATGTGGAGGAGGTAAACAAGACTCACTTGCGTGATTTGATGAATGATGTCAACCGGTGCCAGGCAATGATGGT TGAGTTTGATGGGATGGTGTTGGATTACTCACGGCAATGTGCGACCCTTGAAACCATGGGGAAACTAATCAAATTGGCGGAG GCTGCCGGTCTTAAAGATAAGATCAACCGAATGTTTGCTGGTGAACAT ATAAACAGCACAGAAGATAGATCTGTGCTTCACGTTGCTCTTCGTGCTCCAAAGGATGCAGCTATCCAGAGTGATGGGAAAAATGTGGTCCCAGATGTTTGGGAAGTTTTGAACAAGATCCAGAAGTTCTCTGAAACAATTCGGAGTGGATCTTGG GTTGGAGCCACTGGAAAGCCACTGAAGGATGTTGTTGCTGTTGGTATAGGCGGCAGTTTCTTAGGTCCTCTGTTTGTgcatacagctcttcaaacaG ATCCAGAGGCTGTTGAAGCAGCAAGAGGACGGCGGCTGCATTT CCTTGCAAATGTTGATCCTATTGATGTTGCTAGAAGTATTGCTGGCTTAAACCCTGAAACTACCCTTG TTGTGGTAGTCTCAAAGACTTTTACAACAGCTGAAACTATGTTGAATGCTCGCACCCTCAGGGAATGGATTTCATCTTCTCTCGG ACCTGATGCAGTTGCAAAGCATATGGTAGCAGTTAGCACTAATCTTACG CTTGTAGAGAAGTTTGGGATTGACCCTAAAAATGCTTTTGCGTTTTGGGACTGGGTTGGTGGTCGTTATAGTG TTTGCAGTGCTGTTGGAGTGTTGCCATTGTCTCTTCAATATGGGTTTTCACTCGTTGAGAA ATTCTTAAAGGGAGCTTCGAGCATTGATCAACATTTTCACTCAACTCCTTTGGAGAAAAATATACCT GTTCTTCTAGGTCTGTTGAGTGTATGGAATGTTTCATTTCTTGGATACCCTGCAAGG GCTATCTTGCCTTACTCCCAAGCTCTGGAGAAGCTCGCTCCGCATATTCAACAG GTTAGCATGGAAAGTAATGGCAAGGGTGTATCCATCGATGGTGTTCCACTTCCATTTGAGGCTGGTGAAATTGATTTCGGTGAACCAGGGACAAATGGTCAGCACAGCTTTTACCAACTAATTCACCAG GGTCGCATTATTCCTTGTGATTTTATTGGTATTGTGAAAAGTCAGCAACCTGTTTACCTGAAAG GTGAACTGGTGAGTAACCATGATGAGCTCATGTCCAACTTTTTTGCACAGCCAGATGCCCTTGCATATGGGAAG ACCCCAGAACAGCTGCAAAAGGAGAATGTTGCACCTCATCTTATCCCTCATAAG ACTTTTTCTGGAAACCGGCCTTCTCTGAGCCTTCTGCTTCCATCACTGAATGCTTACAATATTGGGCAG TTGTTGGCAATCTATGAACACAGAATTGCAGTGGAAGGTTTCGTATGGGGCATCAACTCTTTTGACCAGTGGGGAGTAGAATTGGGGAAG TCATTGGCGACTCAAGTCAGAAAGCAACTCCATGCATCTCGCACAGAAGGAAAACCTGTTGACGGCTTTAATTTCAGTACCAAAACACTGATGACAAAGTACCTGCAG GCAAGTTCAGATATCCCTGCAGAGCTACCCACACTTCTACCAAAGATATAA
- the LOC126784766 gene encoding deoxyuridine 5'-triphosphate nucleotidohydrolase: MAGSLCDTAGIFRAKIPVTSSLALPSLYRQPQSPILTLKPLHSKHPNHRRNFLKMAKRQQNGSHEITEPAPKIAKLHQNGDVSERSFFSVKKLSEKAVLPSRGSPLSAGYDLSSATEMKIPARGKALVPTDLSIAVPEGTYARVAPRSGLAWKHSIDVGAGVIDADYRGPVGVILFNHSDVEFEVKAGDRIAQLIIEKIITPDVMEVEDLDSTVRGEGGFGSTGV; the protein is encoded by the exons ATGGCGGGAAGTCTTTGCGACACGGCGGGAATATTTCGCGCCAAAATCCCCGTAACATCGTCCCTCGCGCTACCCTCTCTATATAGACAACCCCAATCTCCAATCCTGACCCTGAAACCCCTTCATTCCAAACACCCAAATCATCGCCGCAATTTTCTCAAAATGGCCAAGCGGCAGCAAAACGGAAGCCACGAAATCACGGAGCCGGCTCCTAAGATCGCCAAGCTCCACCAGAACGGCGACGTTTCGGAGAGGAGCTTTTTCAGTGTCAAGAAGCTCTCTGAAAAGGCCGTTTTGCCCTCCCGAGGCTCTCCTCTCTCTGCTGGCTATGACCTCTCTAG CGCGACGGAGATGAAGATCCCAGCGAGAGGAAAGGCCTTGGTTCCAACTGATCTGAGCATTGCAGTTCCTGAAGGAACCTATGCCCGTGTTG CACCGAGATCAGGGCTGGCCTGGAAGCACTCCATTGATGTGGGAGCGGGAGTGATCGATGCCGATTACAGAGGCCCAGTTGGGGTGATTCTGTTCAACCATTCCGATGTCGAGTTTGAGGTCAAGGCTGGTGATAGGATTGCTCAGCTGATAATAGAGAAGATCATCACCCCTGATGTTATGGAGGTTGAGGATTTGGACTCCACTGTCAGAGGTGAAGGAGGGTTTGGGTCTACTGGTGTCTAG